In Falco cherrug isolate bFalChe1 chromosome 5, bFalChe1.pri, whole genome shotgun sequence, one DNA window encodes the following:
- the PLA1A gene encoding phospholipase A1 member A isoform X2 has product MVGDLERNTGRLSGHHCADFQTANILRGSKLKVQFLLFTSSSPSCGELILADDDIKKSSFNSSLETKIIIHGFRALGTKPSWIEGLVHAILHTSQVNVIAVDWVYGSTGAYPSAVENVTQLALSISQFISKLLALGVSGTSIHIIGVSLGAHVGGLVGHFHGGQLGRITGLDPAGPKYTRASPEERLDPGDALFVEAIHTDADNFGIRIPVGHIDYFVNGGKDQPGCPRFISAGYKYLICDHMRAVHLYVSALKHSCPILAFPCASHQDFLNGHCVDCVDPFLFSCPRIGLLEQAGVEMRKLPKEVKVYLMTSTSAPFCVHHSLVEFQLQTKRNVVTSIEITFCSNSTNDSAKITIPKLQVMGKQLLAHRVPLCQINSMTLKYLPKNKFWRKDESSIVGKFCAAQLPLDSNRTMSCLPWNITLPGNTNVSYELPATCA; this is encoded by the exons ATGGTTGGGGATCTGGAAA GAAATACAGGCAGACTCTCAGGGCATCACTGTGCTGACTTCCAGACAGCAAATATCCTACGGGGTAGTAAACTTAAGGTCCAATTTCTTCTGTTCACCTCCTCAAGCcccagctgtggggagctgaTTTTAGCTGATGATGACAtcaagaaaagcagcttcaACAGCAGCCTGGAAACAAAGATCATAATCCATGGCTTCAG GGCTTTGGGTACCAAACCTTCCTGGATTGAAGGGCTTGTCCATGCCATACTGCACACAAGCCAGGTTAACGTGATCGCAGTAGACTGGGTTTATGGTTCTACAGGAGCCTATCCCTCTGCAGTGGAAAATGTCACACAGCTGGCCCTCTCCATCTCACAGTTCATCAGCAAGCTCCTG GCCCTGGGAGTCTCAGGGACATCCATCCATATCATTGGGGTAAGCCTTGGTGCACATGTCGGGGGCCTGGTGGGACACTTCCATGGTGGTCAGCTGGGACGGATAACAG GGCTGGATCCCGCAGGCCCTAAGTATACCAGAGCCAGCCCTGAGGAACGCCTGGATCCTGGAGATGCCCTCTTTGTGGAAGCCATTCATACTGATGCTGACA ATTTTGGGATCCGGATTCCTGTAGGCCACATTGATTATTTCGTGAATGGAGGCAAAGATCAGCCAGGATGCCCCCGGTTCATCTCTGCAG gttATAAGTATCTGATCTGCGATCACATGAGGGCAGTGCATCTCTATGTCAGTGCCTTGAAACATTCCTGTCCGATCCTGGCATTTCCCTGTGCAAGTCATCAAGATTTTTTAAACGGTCATTGCGTGGACTGTGTTGACCCTTTCCTGTTCTCCTGTCCCAGAATAG GCCTGCTGGAACAGGCAGGTGTCGAGATGAGAAAGCTGCCAAAGGAAGTGAAAGTTTATTTAATGACCAGTACCTCAGCCCCATTCTGTG TCCATCACAGCCTGGTTGAGTTCCAGTtgcagacaaaaagaaatgtagtCACCAGCATTGAGATCACTTTCTGCAGCAACAGTACCAACGACTCGGCAAAAATCACCAT ACCTAAGCTCCAGGTGATGGGCAAACAGCTGCTGGCCCACAGAGTTCCCCTCTGCCAGATAAACAGCATGACACTGAAGTATCTCCCCAAGAATAAATTTTGGAGGAAGGATGAGTCATCCATCGTGGGCAAGTTctgtgcagcccagctgcctctCGATAGCAA CAGGACAATGTCATGCCTGCCCTGGAACATCACCCTCCCAGGCAACACAAATGTCTCCTATGAGCTGCCTGCTACATGTGCCTAG
- the PLA1A gene encoding phospholipase A1 member A isoform X1, translating to MVGDLESKLFAVLFLLSTAQAGNTGRLSGHHCADFQTANILRGSKLKVQFLLFTSSSPSCGELILADDDIKKSSFNSSLETKIIIHGFRALGTKPSWIEGLVHAILHTSQVNVIAVDWVYGSTGAYPSAVENVTQLALSISQFISKLLALGVSGTSIHIIGVSLGAHVGGLVGHFHGGQLGRITGLDPAGPKYTRASPEERLDPGDALFVEAIHTDADNFGIRIPVGHIDYFVNGGKDQPGCPRFISAGYKYLICDHMRAVHLYVSALKHSCPILAFPCASHQDFLNGHCVDCVDPFLFSCPRIGLLEQAGVEMRKLPKEVKVYLMTSTSAPFCVHHSLVEFQLQTKRNVVTSIEITFCSNSTNDSAKITIPKLQVMGKQLLAHRVPLCQINSMTLKYLPKNKFWRKDESSIVGKFCAAQLPLDSNRTMSCLPWNITLPGNTNVSYELPATCA from the exons ATGGTTGGGGATCTGGAAAGTAAGTTGTTTGCTGTCTTATttctgctcagcacagcacaagcaG GAAATACAGGCAGACTCTCAGGGCATCACTGTGCTGACTTCCAGACAGCAAATATCCTACGGGGTAGTAAACTTAAGGTCCAATTTCTTCTGTTCACCTCCTCAAGCcccagctgtggggagctgaTTTTAGCTGATGATGACAtcaagaaaagcagcttcaACAGCAGCCTGGAAACAAAGATCATAATCCATGGCTTCAG GGCTTTGGGTACCAAACCTTCCTGGATTGAAGGGCTTGTCCATGCCATACTGCACACAAGCCAGGTTAACGTGATCGCAGTAGACTGGGTTTATGGTTCTACAGGAGCCTATCCCTCTGCAGTGGAAAATGTCACACAGCTGGCCCTCTCCATCTCACAGTTCATCAGCAAGCTCCTG GCCCTGGGAGTCTCAGGGACATCCATCCATATCATTGGGGTAAGCCTTGGTGCACATGTCGGGGGCCTGGTGGGACACTTCCATGGTGGTCAGCTGGGACGGATAACAG GGCTGGATCCCGCAGGCCCTAAGTATACCAGAGCCAGCCCTGAGGAACGCCTGGATCCTGGAGATGCCCTCTTTGTGGAAGCCATTCATACTGATGCTGACA ATTTTGGGATCCGGATTCCTGTAGGCCACATTGATTATTTCGTGAATGGAGGCAAAGATCAGCCAGGATGCCCCCGGTTCATCTCTGCAG gttATAAGTATCTGATCTGCGATCACATGAGGGCAGTGCATCTCTATGTCAGTGCCTTGAAACATTCCTGTCCGATCCTGGCATTTCCCTGTGCAAGTCATCAAGATTTTTTAAACGGTCATTGCGTGGACTGTGTTGACCCTTTCCTGTTCTCCTGTCCCAGAATAG GCCTGCTGGAACAGGCAGGTGTCGAGATGAGAAAGCTGCCAAAGGAAGTGAAAGTTTATTTAATGACCAGTACCTCAGCCCCATTCTGTG TCCATCACAGCCTGGTTGAGTTCCAGTtgcagacaaaaagaaatgtagtCACCAGCATTGAGATCACTTTCTGCAGCAACAGTACCAACGACTCGGCAAAAATCACCAT ACCTAAGCTCCAGGTGATGGGCAAACAGCTGCTGGCCCACAGAGTTCCCCTCTGCCAGATAAACAGCATGACACTGAAGTATCTCCCCAAGAATAAATTTTGGAGGAAGGATGAGTCATCCATCGTGGGCAAGTTctgtgcagcccagctgcctctCGATAGCAA CAGGACAATGTCATGCCTGCCCTGGAACATCACCCTCCCAGGCAACACAAATGTCTCCTATGAGCTGCCTGCTACATGTGCCTAG